One region of Armigeres subalbatus isolate Guangzhou_Male chromosome 3, GZ_Asu_2, whole genome shotgun sequence genomic DNA includes:
- the LOC134223036 gene encoding uncharacterized protein K02A2.6-like yields the protein MEKIGVELDRLQSLGIITPVDFSQWAAPIVVVKKPGGKVRICYSTGLNAFLEPNHYPLPVPDDIFTKLNGCRYFSVIDLSDAYLQVEVDDDSKQLLTINTHRGLFRFNRLAPGVKSAPGAFQQLMNSMVADLEGVDTFLDDIFVASKTEEEHHKMLNALFQRLQVYGFVLREEKCNILQPEVKYLAHIVDENGLRPDPSKVEAIVKMPPPKDVTTLRSFLGALNFYA from the coding sequence ATGGAGAAGATCGGTGTGGAGCTGGACCGACTTCAATCACTGGGCATCATCACGCCTGTCGATTTCTCGCAGTGGGCGGCTCCGATCGTCGTAGTGAAGAAGCCGGGAGGAAAAGTACGAATCTGTTACTCAACTGGACTGAACGCTTTCCTGGAGCCCAACCATTACCCGCTACCGGTCCCTGATGACATCTTTACCAAGCTCAATGGGTGCCGGTATTTCAGCGTCATCGACCTGAGTGACGCCTATCTTCAAGTGGAAGTTGACGACGACTCGAAGCAGCTGCTCACAATCAACACGCATCGAGGTCTCTTCCGCTTCAACCGGCTCGCACCAGGAGTAAAATCCGCTCCCGGGGCCTTCCAGCAGTTGATGAACAGCATGGTTGCCGATCTCGAAGGAGTGGACACGTTTCTGGACGACATCTTCGTGGCCAGCAAAACCGAAGAGGAGCACCACAAGATGCTCAACGCACTGTTTCAACGCCTTCAGGTCTACGGTTTCGTTCTGAGGGAAGAAAAGTGCAACATTCTGCAGCCGGAGGTAAAGTATTTGGCGCACATCGTAGACGAGAACGGTCTCCGTCCAGACCCATCCAAGGTGGAAGCCATTGTCAAGATGCCACCGCCCAAAGATGTCACAACTCTACGCTCGTTCCTTGGTGCCCTGAATTTCTACGCGTAG